CTTCACAAAGTTCGATGAGCGTACCGTTTGTCGATTTGGGATGTAAAAATGCAATGTCCAGCCCTTCAGCACCTTTTCTCGGTTGCTGATCGATCAGCCTGAGCCCGTTCTCTTTTGCATACTCGAGCTTTTCTTCTATATTTTCAACGGCAAAAGCGATATGATGCACCCCCTCCCCTTTCTTCTCAACAAATTTACCAATGGGTCCTTCAGGATCCGTGGATTCCAGAAGCTCAATTTTGCTGTCGCCCACCTGAAAAAAGGCTGTTCGAACCTTTTGATCCTTTACCTCTTCAATATTATAACATTGCAATCCCAAAACTTCTTCATAGAAACGGATCGAGTTATCAAGGTCTTTAACTGCAATTCCAATATGTTCAACATGTGTTGGATTCATAATTCTACTGATTTTTTATACAAAACTACCTAAATTCTTGTAAATTAAATTATGATAAAAATCAAAAAATTTAATTTTTTAGGCGCTTACCGAACTAATCCTTGCTTTTTGGGCAAAACCTGCCCGGTAAGGCACTGTGTTTTTTAACATATGCCCTCTTGCACCCTTAAATTAAAATATCTATTTTTATTCAAGAATAATTCGGGTTAGGAGTTAAACCTTGGTAAATTCACTGTTGATAAAAAATGTCATCCTCATGCCCATAAAAGAAGCAACCATCAGATTTTATGAGGAATTAAACGATTTTCTCCCGGAGGATAAGAAGAAGAAAGATCTGATGCTTCAGTTCTACAATGCTCCTTCGGTAAAAGATGCCATTGAATCGTTCGGCATCCCCCATACAGAAGTGGATCTCATTCTTATTAACGGAGAGCCTGTACGATTTGACAACAGGCTCAAGGCCAACGACCGGGTATCCGTATATCCCAAATTTGAATCCTTCGACATCACCAAAATCTCCAAATTAAAAGGCCGACCCCTTCGTACAATCCAATTTATTCTGGATGTCCATCTTGGCAAACTTGCCAGGTATCTGCGACTTTGCGGATTTGATACGCTTTACGACAACCATTACGAAGACCACACCATTGTCAGAATATCTTCCGAAGAAAACAGAATTATCCTAACCCGGGATATAGGAATACTCAAATATGCCGAAGTCCGGCACGGATACTGGCTGCGCTCCGATCAACCTCAGCAGCAGCTAAAAGAGGTGATCAAACGATTCGATCTGAAAAACCAGGTGCGGTTATTTACCAGATGTATGGAATGTAACGGAACGATCGGGAAAATAGATAAAAATAAGATCCGGCACCAATTACTAAGTGGTACCCAAAAATACTACCAGGAATTTTTTCGGTGTACACATTGCGGGAAAATATACTGGAAGGGTTCCCACTACCAAAATATGATGGAGTTTATCCAAAAAATCTTACCTCTCTTATTTTTTAAAGTATTTATAATAGAATTTCTCCTTATGCACGATATCCTGGAGGGATTTTCGCTTTGACTTGTGTCTTTCGGTGTCAGGCTTACTTGCCGGATATCCTACAGGTATCATAGCAATAGGTTCCATTCCTTCAGGTAATTGTAGGATTTTAGCGCATTTCAGCACATCGAAATTACATATCCAGCACGTACCGAGCCCAAGGTCGGCAGCGGCAAGGGTAAGATGATCCACTGCAATGGCCACATCAATGTTGGTATGGTTTTTTCCGTCAGCTCTGAACCAGGCACTCTTGTGATCGCCACAGGCTACAATAATCAGTGGAGCGGCATTGATCCAGTCACGTGCATAGCATGATTTGACGCGTTCAAGATTTTTCGGTTCTTGTATGACCACAAAATGCCATGGCTGCAAATTTTTAGCGGATGGTGCAAGCCTGGCAGCATCCAGAATCTGCGTGATTGTATCTTCTT
The sequence above is a segment of the Bacteroidales bacterium genome. Coding sequences within it:
- the mce gene encoding methylmalonyl-CoA epimerase is translated as MNPTHVEHIGIAVKDLDNSIRFYEEVLGLQCYNIEEVKDQKVRTAFFQVGDSKIELLESTDPEGPIGKFVEKKGEGVHHIAFAVENIEEKLEYAKENGLRLIDQQPRKGAEGLDIAFLHPKSTNGTLIELCEDKSRINTH
- a CDS encoding Mut7-C ubiquitin/RNAse domain-containing protein, which produces MPIKEATIRFYEELNDFLPEDKKKKDLMLQFYNAPSVKDAIESFGIPHTEVDLILINGEPVRFDNRLKANDRVSVYPKFESFDITKISKLKGRPLRTIQFILDVHLGKLARYLRLCGFDTLYDNHYEDHTIVRISSEENRIILTRDIGILKYAEVRHGYWLRSDQPQQQLKEVIKRFDLKNQVRLFTRCMECNGTIGKIDKNKIRHQLLSGTQKYYQEFFRCTHCGKIYWKGSHYQNMMEFIQKILPLLFFKVFIIEFLLMHDILEGFSL
- a CDS encoding nitroreductase family protein, coding for MDFLDIAKTRYSCRNYLEKKVEEDTITQILDAARLAPSAKNLQPWHFVVIQEPKNLERVKSCYARDWINAAPLIIVACGDHKSAWFRADGKNHTNIDVAIAVDHLTLAAADLGLGTCWICNFDVLKCAKILQLPEGMEPIAMIPVGYPASKPDTERHKSKRKSLQDIVHKEKFYYKYFKK